In the genome of Nymphaea colorata isolate Beijing-Zhang1983 chromosome 9, ASM883128v2, whole genome shotgun sequence, one region contains:
- the LOC116261504 gene encoding uncharacterized protein LOC116261504 isoform X1: MGSICAPPSSLLTRTLVSCPFLSFRSQSPTVFSCKRLRTRLQESSPRVSISPPPLDFDYRLEFLPESKSEVAELHPRLLDLVERGRLVLVKKSRLGSRRGDGFVEPEMIWIIGVNHVDAESAADVERVVKTVRPDNVVVELCRSRAGIMFTTPASGADEAVSMKSNMFSLSGQRFFGDIGRSLSLGGQSALALRLLFAMFSSKISSSAGRSFGDEFRAARSASEEIGAQIVLGDRPIEITLGRAWRSLKWDEKLKLLKILFQGISSSNLELTERVNEDLQAPDSPSQLYKKLSLCFPSLLQPLMYERDVYLAWSLKRSKAVNNCKQVVGVIGESHMNGVIHALASDQGQLRFRDLVGGKWPASSAKGWLDTFLKGLVRDTVIGIVIWVLFEKLKAGGLVDSALR, encoded by the exons ATGGGGTCAATCTGTGCTCCTCCTTCCTCACTCCTCACCAGAACCCTAGTTTCATGTCCTTTCCTATCCTTCCGCAGTCAGAGTCCGACAGTCTTCTCTTGTAAACGGCTGAGAACGAGGTTGCAGGAGTCTAGCCCGAGGGTTTCAATTAGTCCCCCTCCTCTAGATTTCGACTATAGATTGGAATTCTTGCCCGAATCGAAATCCGAGGTCGCCGAGCTTCACCCAAGGCTGCTTGATCTGGTGGAACGCGGGAGGCTGGTCCTCGTGAAGAAGTCGCGCCTTGGCTCGAGAAGGGGGGATGGTTTCGTGGAGCCGGAGATGATCTGGATCATTGGGGTCAATCACGTGGACGCAGAGTCGGCGGCGGATGTCGAGCGCGTGGTGAAGACGGTGAGGCCGGATAATGTTGTTGTCGAGCTATGCAGAAGCAG AGCTGGAATAATGTTCACTACCCCTGCATCTGGTGCTGATGAAGCTGTTTCAATgaaatcaaacatgttttctttgagTGGACAGAGGTTTTTTGGTGACATAGGCAGGAGCTTGAGTTTGG GTGGTCAGTCTGCTCTTGCTCTGCGTCTGCTTTTTGCAATGTTCTCTTCTAAAATTTCTTCATCTGCAGGCAGATCTTTTGGGGATGAG TTTCGTGCAGCTCGCAGTGCATCTGAAGAGATTGGAGCCCAGATAGTTTTGGGTGATCGGCCGATTGAAATAACA CTTGGGCGTGCATGGCGATCTCTCAAGTGGGATGAGAAATTGAAGCTGCTTAAGATACTATTCCAAGGCATAAGTTCTTCAAATTTGGAGCTAACTGAAAGAGTCAATGAG GATCTTCAAGCACCTGATAGCCCATCTCAACTTTACAAAAAATTGAGCTTGTGTTTCCCTTCACTTCTGCAACCTCTCATGTACGAGCGTGATGTT TATCTTGCCTGGTCACTGAAGCGGAGCAAAGCTGTCAATAACTGTAAACAAGTAGTTGGGGTCATTGGAGAGAGCCATATGAATGGAGTCATCCATGCATTAGCAAGTGATCAGGGGCAGTTGCGATTCCGTGATCTTGTTGGAGGAAAATGGCCTGCCTCAAGTGCGAAAGGTTGGCTCGacacatttttgaaaggtttaGTTCGAGATACAGTCATTGGCATAGTGATAtgggttctttttgaaaaattaaaagctgGAGGATTGGTGGACTCTGCACTGAGATAA
- the LOC116260921 gene encoding ethylene-responsive transcription factor ERF027-like gives MESSHSQVPEDPPTHEGGGKAPAGKLPPAPGRHPIYHGIRCRSGKWVSEIREPGKMSRIWLGTFPTPEMAAAAFDVAALALKGEAALLNFRDLAASFPVPASTSRDDVRAAAMEAAARFRPPGSDGSSCSGRVSPPDSGPVSTPTPNVAEASSSQLPGDSEKASDMGEFIDEEALFYMPNLLVDMAEGMLLSPPRIGPLVPENSPENSESDTLWSYQ, from the coding sequence ATGGAAAGCTCCCACTCCCAAGTGCCGGAAGATCCACCCACTCATGAAGGTGGTGGCAAGGCACCGGCAGGAAAGCTGCCGCCGGCGCCCGGGAGACACCCCATCTACCACGGAATTCGGTGCCGCAGCGGCAAATGGGTGTCGGAAATCCGGGAGCCCGGCAAGATGTCGCGAATTTGGCTCGGTACGTTCCCGACGCCGGAGATGGCCGCCGCTGCCTTCGACGTGGCCGCCCTCGCACTCAAAGGCGAAGCCGCCTTGCTTAATTTCAGGGACCTAGCGGCTTCCTTCCCAGTTCCTGCATCCACGTCAAGGGACGACGTCCGGGCGGCTGCCATGGAAGCTGCGGCGAGGTTCCGGCCGCCGGGCAGTGACGGCTCATCCTGTTCCGGGAGAGTCTCGCCGCCGGACAGTGGTCCCGTCTCAACGCCGACGCCCAACGTCGCGGAAGCTTCCAGTTCGCAATTGCCGGGCGACAGCGAGAAGGCGTCGGACATGGGGGAGTTCATCGACGAGGAGGCACTTTTCTACATGCCCAATCTGCTCGTGGACATGGCGGAAGGGATGCTCCTGAGTCCGCCAAGAATTGGCCCGTTGGTGCCAGAAAACTCGCCGGAGAATTCTGAGAGCGACACTCTCTGGAGCTACCAGTAA
- the LOC116261504 gene encoding uncharacterized protein LOC116261504 isoform X2 encodes MFTTPASGADEAVSMKSNMFSLSGQRFFGDIGRSLSLGGQSALALRLLFAMFSSKISSSAGRSFGDEFRAARSASEEIGAQIVLGDRPIEITLGRAWRSLKWDEKLKLLKILFQGISSSNLELTERVNEDLQAPDSPSQLYKKLSLCFPSLLQPLMYERDVYLAWSLKRSKAVNNCKQVVGVIGESHMNGVIHALASDQGQLRFRDLVGGKWPASSAKGWLDTFLKGLVRDTVIGIVIWVLFEKLKAGGLVDSALR; translated from the exons ATGTTCACTACCCCTGCATCTGGTGCTGATGAAGCTGTTTCAATgaaatcaaacatgttttctttgagTGGACAGAGGTTTTTTGGTGACATAGGCAGGAGCTTGAGTTTGG GTGGTCAGTCTGCTCTTGCTCTGCGTCTGCTTTTTGCAATGTTCTCTTCTAAAATTTCTTCATCTGCAGGCAGATCTTTTGGGGATGAG TTTCGTGCAGCTCGCAGTGCATCTGAAGAGATTGGAGCCCAGATAGTTTTGGGTGATCGGCCGATTGAAATAACA CTTGGGCGTGCATGGCGATCTCTCAAGTGGGATGAGAAATTGAAGCTGCTTAAGATACTATTCCAAGGCATAAGTTCTTCAAATTTGGAGCTAACTGAAAGAGTCAATGAG GATCTTCAAGCACCTGATAGCCCATCTCAACTTTACAAAAAATTGAGCTTGTGTTTCCCTTCACTTCTGCAACCTCTCATGTACGAGCGTGATGTT TATCTTGCCTGGTCACTGAAGCGGAGCAAAGCTGTCAATAACTGTAAACAAGTAGTTGGGGTCATTGGAGAGAGCCATATGAATGGAGTCATCCATGCATTAGCAAGTGATCAGGGGCAGTTGCGATTCCGTGATCTTGTTGGAGGAAAATGGCCTGCCTCAAGTGCGAAAGGTTGGCTCGacacatttttgaaaggtttaGTTCGAGATACAGTCATTGGCATAGTGATAtgggttctttttgaaaaattaaaagctgGAGGATTGGTGGACTCTGCACTGAGATAA